The genomic window TGCCTTCATCAGACCTGATTTCCACAACCTCTGATATAAAACGGCTGTAAAGAATTTATACAACTGTACTCAATACTACATAAATATGCTGTGCTCTGCAGGCAAGACAGGTAAACACAACTCCATATTGTTTCATAATATTTAAGCCATCATTTTGTTTCTATCAGACTAAAGTACTAAACTTCAGCAGTAAggctattttcattatcaattaacctgtcaattattttcttgattaattgtttatttccttcatctttaaaacatcagaaaaggGTGAAAAACGCCCATCACAATATCCGAGAGCACAACGTCTCATCATTAAATGTCTGCTTTTGAGCAATAAACAGTCCCAAACTCAAAAATATCCAATTTACTATCATTTAAGGCCAAGAAAGGTGGCAAATTTGCACATACAATAACTTGGAACCATCTAGTCTTTGgcatgttttctttaaaaatgacctatatgattatcaaaataattttctttcaatcaactaatgaactaatcattgcagctttactCAGCAGCATAAAAGAGTGGTGCTAAGTCTGCTGTCCTTTGACCAATGTGTCCACACCACCCAATATAATGTGAAGCAATGAGCCAAAAAATGGTTTCGAAACAATGCAAGCATCAAGTTTTAGGACTAACCAACACATCTGGAAGCACTTTCTAATAGGAAGCATCTATTGATGCTTCTATAGAGCTAGTCAGACAGTTTTACCCTTAcctgtttgagcttcactgtgcagaatgatgtatttgcagagtttgacactagaaagctgttttcacatttatctggtgaaagtggaaagtttctctgtgctcattgaagATTCACTTTTAAGGAGGCGGGCCTAtttgagcatgatttgtgacatcacatctagtttggaagccagttCAGGTCCAATAATCagcttatacaagtgtgatgtggacacttgaagccttcagtgcataaatactgagaatggactttaaagtgaagtaggagacatcttgcgTCCAGCTGTTAAGctactgaaatgaaatatatttgcatattcatagattctggattttaataatggagaaggagtagatgtaattttaaggatttttacaagatacaaattattattcaaagtagagtattttatatacatcttaaaacatgtctggagggaatcaTTAAGCATACTTAATTTTTGTCGGTTTTTCAGTACTGTACTCAAAACCTGGTTAGACTCACTGTAATATGTATTATTGAACTGGGACACAGCTGTGGAATTCAAACGAACCCTTATCTTTTAGGATTTATTTAACTAACCTGACAGTCAACACTCAGGACAATAAAAACCCTTTTCACTCACGCAGACAGTGGTTGTTATGGTGGGTGTCTGCCGAAGGAGGCGGGATAGTTAGCAGCCTGCGAGCCTATACTCAGGGCATAAAAACCCCTAAAAAGACAGGGAGCGTTTGATAAATTGTTCTGCGTAGCCAGACGGTCACACTGATCTCGTTCGACGAATTAAAGTGGCGTTATCCCCTCCCGCCTGTGCTGTCTTGCTAAACGTAATAAACACACCACCGGGTCAGTGTCGACGAATCGAGCTCACCCACTGTGTCTTCTCTCCATGCTGAAAACGTGCGAACGTTTCAGGGCGAGGAAATCGTGGAGGACCGCAGTGAACGTGGTTTTGCTGCaggtttgtttgtctttaaacGTTGTATTTTGACAGTCGAGTAATATAACGTTGCGTCATTTGTTAGCTATGCTCGATAGAAATAATTTTTCGCCGCTGACATTAGCGGAATAGCTGTTTTGTGCCGTGTTATTTCTCGCTGGTGGATGTTGTACAGTCGCAACGTGTACACTGTAGCTGGTAGACACGCCTcgcaaaacacacagaaagcaaCTGGCTAGCTTAGCGGGTCTGTTAGCATAGCAAAGTCATGTCAACTTAACTAGCCACAGCGCAAAGAAGCCAGCTAACTTCTGTTTGCAGGCAGACAGATCAGGTGACAAATGCGTTTTCCTTTTACTTGTAAGGAATTGCGCAGTATCCTTTATGTACATTGTTCCCTTGTGTCGCTGTTTTGAATTTATAGGAGCGAAAAAGAGGGGCTCGATACAAGAAGTAACAGTCCGTGACGAGCTTTCCCCACAACTAGCTATTTGCTCCCGATGGCAATAAGGCACATATGATGTATTTGTGTTCTTCAGAAAACCCTTTTTTTGAGTATGTTGTAGGTGTGGGTGCTCTTGGAAAAACTCACTTAAAAATGGTTGCTGCTAATTCCTAAGACATGTAGGCGTTGACCAGCATCTCCATGTAAGTTAGCAGGCCTCACTTCAGGAGTGATGCTTGCAGGACAGGAGTACAGACTGTTTTTGCAACAGTGGGCAGTGCATGTAGGTGGACTGCATGTGCACGGTGGGGTTCATGCAGGCTAGTTATATGCAAAACCCCTTGAGTGTATCTTTAAAGTGTTCAATGCCAAATTTGGACAAATATAATGTTGAACTACCCAGAAAACATTACCAGATGCTGCTGCATGCATGTTAAACTAATGACTTTATATGATTTGTCTTCATCAGCCCTATTTGTCAGCTATCATAATTAGCGCTGAGAGAATCaatcaattgacagaaaaataatcaactaGTTCTGTAATCAGTGAAACAAAATTACCAAACAtgctctgattccagcttttaaactgtaataatttgctgcttttctttgtctttactTGGTGATAAActcaactgaatatctttgggttttagactgttgattGAACACTATTTTCTGATAGGCCAAATAATTACAATTACTTGTGAAAATGATTGGCAGattgataatcaaaatatttcatcTGATGTGTctttgcatgtacagtatgtagctgATTGTACTATTTGTCCCCCGTTTTAGCAGATCCAGGGAGAGGAGCCTGTTTGCATTCCACTGCAGGTGCAAGACAATGGAGGTGAATATTGAACAGCAGGACGAAGACATCACATTCAGCAATACTGACACTAATGGTAAGATCatgatgtaaacaaataaacttaTGCATTTAGTAGAAAATGAACAGAGCCTTTCCTGTGGTGCATCGAGCCTAAAACACAGTGTGTAAATATACCTACTAATTAGTTCACTcaagggaggagaagagaaaaaaaactgacaaattttGGCTGGCACCACATAGCATGTGGACATGTCAGATGGTTTAGGGATTCTCCTGTCCAAGATACTGCTGTTCTGAGGGCCCTGAGCAGATCTGCCTGTGTTTTAATCCAGGAAGGGTACATGGCGGAGCTGGACATATTCCAGGTTACAGTTGGCTGCTGAATGAAAACCATTGTTGGGGTTGCCgttgattcatatttttgtcactTCTATTAACCCTTCAGTGGCTTTGGCTAGTAATTATAAATTAGttactttttgcattttctaCTAACCATTATGAGAGAAATGCCATAgttttaaagccactatgtgtcacatttttatatgattatagTAGATTATAGCAAGATTTAGTTTTTAGAAAAGTGGAATAATTATTGTGGAACAATTTGAAGATTCAAACATTGCTTTATTTAAACTGCTGTACTAAAAGCTGCCAAAGCTTGAAATTGTCAAATTCTACACTGTGGCGTTAAAGTTGATTACCTCTCGCTGAATGACGTCCTGGTTCAGCTCTGACCTGAAGTGTCTTCCCTCTCAGGTAAACGGCCAGCTGAGGACATGGACGAGGAGCAGGCCTTCAAACGTTCTCGCAACACGGACGAGATGGTGGAGCTGCGTGTGCTGCTTCAGAGCAAAGTAAAGACTCGTTCACTCTGTGGGCCGCATCAGTTGTCGGGCcacactgttgttgtttctcCCATAATTAAGGATAATTTTTTCTAAGAAAAACCCTCTGTCTCTTCACAGAATGCTGGTGCTGTTATTGGAAAGGGTGGCAAGAACATAAAAGCCCTACGCACAGATGTGAGTAAACAGATAAAATGTTGATAACATTTCTGCAGCTGAGGAGGAAATGTAGTTGCCTCCTCTGTTTCAGAATCTGCTACAGGTCTTTTTAGACCTAACGACTGTGCTATCAGTTAATTTTTGCTGAGGGATTATTACAGTATACAGATCTAAATTTGCCATGAATGAACAAACTCATTCATTGAATTTCCACAGCAACAGCCGCACATTTCCTCCCTGTAGGTTTTTATCATTTGACAACAAGAAATGACATGCCCTGTTAAGATCAGTTTCTTATAAACAAGGAAATCCAAGTTGTCATGTGGACAGACGCTGTTTGATTTCCTTTGGACAGATatagatggagaaaaaaaaaaggctttgttAGATTGATCTTatggattttgttttcaatCATGTCCTCTTGTGAGTTTCAACCTGACTCCAGTTTCCCACAGTGTTGAAGCTATGTTTGACCTTGATGTGACAACAGGTGCCTTAAAGCCTGAGTGGAcatagtgtcttttttttttttttttcttttttttttgcagggaCGTAAATCTCTGTAGTGCTCCAGACTGTTAATCAAACTTATCTTTGCCCAGGTCACACATCCTGTTCTTCTTCACTCACCACAAAGTCTCTCATTTCACTTTTGGGACAAAGTATAGCCTgtattcaattaaaaatgtattccttCTCCCCCTCTTCCCTTCtcctttacttttttattttttatttttggccaCCTTCCTCCGTTGCCCATGTACTGGATCGACATGCCCCTCCTGCGTTGCCCACCTTGACGTTGGCCCAACCTCCGCCCGCCCCTGAACGCCCGCCCGCCCACCTGACACTCCCGGTTGGCCCCGCCCATAAACTGTGCCCCTCCTTAAACGGGCACCTAACTTGACATCTTGTGATTGAATGCCCCCGCCCAATGCCAACCtccaccacaaccaccaccaccaccacctcggCCCATGCAGTACAATGCCAGTGTATCAGTCCCAGACAGCAGTGGCCCAGAGCGGTATGTCCCACCAGTTATTGCCTCACTGCCTGATTAGAACAGCCAAACACATGTCTTTGATAACCTGCcttctgtttcattttaacattttttatacatgacagtatacccccccccccccccctccctccaaaCATCCCCCCTCCTCCACTTGTAAGAAACGTGTATTGTTCCCTTTTGATTTTTCTGTCCATTTTAAACATCTCCATTGATTTGGACTCCTTGTCAGTTTATTGTCCATTCAGAGAATCATTGACAACCCACTACCAAGTAGTTGGTATATTATGGTTAGCAACACAGCTGTTGGATGTTGTTTTTCCTTGCTGTGAAATTTAATTCTACCATGAAACTTTCGAAAAAGCAGATatcctgttctctctctgtcctctgtggCCCACCTggccctccccccccccccccctcccccttacCTCCAACCCCACCTCCCTTCCACCCTTTACCCCACTGTTTTCAGCATCACTGTCCATGATCTCTGAGAGAGCACCGGCTCTTGTCTGGAGGCTCCGTCCCCCACTCTGTCACTCATTAATGTCGTCTCTTTATTTCATTGTGCTGCATCCCTTCTGTTAAATTTCTCTCAGGCCacatcagatcagatcagagcTGCCTGCCAAACTTTCAtaacccctcccccccaccaccaccttcCAACCCCCTGCTCCTGTCCTGTGCCACAGAGTAGTTGGTAACCGCTCACATTTCCTTCCCCACCTCAACCCTCTGCTCTGTTACTCTTTTTCTACTGCCCACATCGTCTCCACctcaccccccccaccccccaccccccacccccgccCTAAGCCCTCTCCTCCCCACCTCACCCCTCCTTCCCAACCCCCTGGTCACAATGAGAAGGTGTGCTGGTGGCGCAATTGTCACGGCAAGttgttgtttcagtttgttACGTTCCTTTTCCCCAACTTGCTGGTGGTGGGATGGTTATAGAaggtctctctttctctctcacacccccctcccccccaatTCTGTGTGGCCAGTCGCACGTTAATTTGAGCCGATCTGAAGCTGCCCATCCTCCCAAGGCTTCTCTTACTCTGAAAATAATATTAGATTAAGTGCATGTCAGCTGCTTATTCAATCAGTCTAGTGTTGGGGAATAGCTAAAATTGTGCGTAGTGTGCAGCAGTCTTAATTTTTCCTTTAGTTTGAAACCTTTTGTAAATCTCTCTTGTAACTTTTTGCTGGACTGCTTCTCACATATTTTTTATCAGGTTTTGCTTTGTGCTGTACTCTTTGTCCTCCTTGTAATGCCTTGCTTCCTTTTGGCCAAAATGGTTCCTGACAGGATCCTGAGTGTGAATGCCAGCATTGACACTATTGGAGAGATTCTGCTGAAAATCATACCTACTCTAGAGGAGGTAAGACATCATGTTAATTACCTTGTTAATAATGTGTACATGAATAGACGGCAGTCCAGGATGATACATGACATTGCCTAatgaaatatgtatgaaatatgTAGCCTGTTGAAATTAAGGGATGGAAAACTGCATTTAGTCATAAATGTGCagaattttaagttttaagagTTTTGATGGAGGTCCGCACGAGCTTTAGatgtaccctgtggagtttttgaccactagtagcgctAGTAGCCCTTACAAGTGGGccctggttttatttttatcatgcaCAAGGATGTGTTTGGCGCTATTCACATCCTGTtgttactttttgtgctattcCACTTGTTGGATACTGCTAGCTAGGAAACACGGATGTAAACAGTGCAGATTCAAAGTATTTtgaaaaagcagtttttcaaatgtttaaatagGAAGAAAACGTACTTAAAacgtttgttagacctcaagaatatacacaatatgttttggtgagaaatactgaatgaatgtgtttacaagaaaacttcaTGGGGCACCTTTAAACCCAGACCCAGTTCATTTTGCACCTGAATCTGACCAGAGACCCAAAGCTATATTTTTAGCCATTGCCATAGCGTTGCTCTATGGATGGCGATGTTGATtggtctgtccaccactttggtccagactgaaatatctcaacaactattgatgATGAtcatggattgccatgaaattcatggtccccagaggatgaatcctttggtgatcccctgacttttcctctcgTGCCACCAAAATTTTGgcattcattgttttgtgtgacaTTTGTGCCACACGATGGCAACCACCACTAATACCAATCCACTACTATATTCAGCAGTTAGCATTTTTCAGATGTGTCCAAACACTGAAGTAAAAGATTCCATTGCTTCAAGACTTGTGCATCTCACATTATTCATCTTCCTGCGTCAACCTTGGATATATTTTCCAAATGGAATCTCTGCTATAACGACCACATTTGTGAAGCACACAGCAACTCACTTTTGaggttattgttttttttagtgattttcCAACTACTCTTTGAATAACTCAATCTTTGCCACCACTGTTCTTCTAAATTGGTAccattagttgttttttttttgttttgcaaatgcTGTCATGCTTTATTGAGAGTTCCCAAGAGACTGATGCACTGGCAATTTGAGTGCCAATTATTTGACATCTTTATAAATCTGTTTCTTAATCCCATGCTGCTTATGTAACTTCTACTACTAATATAGAGGGCCAAGGCCACATCGATTAATTCAAACAGCGTGTGTGCAAGTGTGGTGCGAATCATGAAAAAATATGGATTTTATTTATAAACCCCAATATGagaaatttaacttttttctttgttccacTCTAAACGTGTTtgagttgggttttttttttgaggttttttttttgactttatttttagACTTCACAGGTCAACTTGTTAATTTGCTTAGAATTGTGCTGCAGAACAAAAGTGATGTTTTAAAGAGTCTAAACAACACATTCTTTCctactttttttccacattgaCAACATAAAGTATGTCATTACGGAAATGCTTTGTTAATGAACAATGGGAATAGTCTGTGACCCTACTGATCTTGCGTTGTGTTTGTGTAGTACCAGCATTACAGCGGGATTGACTTTGACTGTGAGCTTCGCCTGCTGATCCATCAGAGCTTAGCAGGGGGCATCATCGGGGTGAAAGGTGCCAAGATAAAGGAGCTGAGAGAGGTAGGACAAAGTCCAGATTAGCAGGAGCCTCGTCATGAGGTTCTGCACCAACAGTCTAATGAATTGTTAGAACCACTATTGtaacttttgtattttgtgagtTTTCTGTGAATTAATGATGGATACGATCTCCTGGTTTGTGCATTTTTCCTCCTATTAAGTTATGCATCTTAAATTCCTAAATATTCTAAATCCTGGTTTGCAGTAGCAGTAATGACATTACATCTAATATGCTGTATAAAGAAAAGACTCTTGCTGGCTTCGTTGTTTAGTTCAGGAGTAAAGCAATCAATGGTGAATTTAATTGCCTGACAGAAGActaacatttttatgtttccatGCACCAGAACACCCAGACCACCATCAAGTTGTTCCAGGAATGCTGTCCACACTCCACTGACAGAGTTGTCTTGGTGGGAGGAAAGCCAGAACGTGTCATTGAATGTATAAAAGTTATCCTGGAGCTGGTGTCAGAGGTGAGTTTACAACCCTGAGATCTGTTGAAAACCTCAACATACTGCATGCAGTCATCTGTTTCCTCTCATGGAGATGTAAGGGTGATTAAAAGATATGAAGCTGAAGTGTATGATTTTAACTTAATATATCATAACTGAAAAgattgcagctttaaaggggacatatcatgcattttgtgattttttctgtcagttttacactgttatgatgtcggatgtttatgttaaacatgctcaaagggccaaaacttgaggtgaaagtatgtaaaaatgctccttgCGAGTCAAAAACCCCAGGCTTCAGACTGTTGAATGTTACCGCTACTTCCTGCTCTTGAtaacatcagattgtttgcgcatgcccacaaacagctgtccattggtagcctttgttgctaagattGTTCCATGAGTTGTTAaatgtacggatgtatttgagaagtttttcATTTCGaataaagaatgagaaaaagaagtgaaatcctactactactgttggTTTATGTAGCCTTATGTAGCCTGCAGGAAGTCTGCAGAGGGAggctttaaagagacagcagctaaaacagcctgtttcagacagaggctgaactgagggccTGCATAAAAGGCcactataagataaataaagaggttttttttaactgtaaatcatgcaaaatattccagtaaagcctcagaatataaatataggcCCCGAAATGTGCATGTGAGTTAAGCGTTAACACGTTTCAGCAACTATTTCATAGTAGTCTTTACAATCTTTTCCCTTCCATTTCCTTTTACCCTTCATTCGCAGGCACCAATAAAAGGCCGTGCCCAGCCTTATGACCCTAATTTCTATGATGAAACATACGACTACGGTGGTTTCACCATGTTGTTCGAGGAGAGAGGCAGACGACCAATCGGTGGCTTCCCCATTCGTGTGCGCGGGGGCTTCGAACGCATGCCCCCTGTTCGTGGCAACAGACCCATGCCTCCTTCCAGACGGGACTACGATGACATGAGCCCCCGTCGGGGACCTCCGCCACCGCTAAGCAGAGGTGGACGAGGGGGCAGCAGAGCTCGTAACCTGCCTCTTCCACTACCCCCACCACCAAGAGGAGGGTGAGGAAGACGCACGCTTACTTGTATGCCCAATTGTTTAGATACATTTGGACCTTTTTATAATGTTGTTACCCTGTCTGTTTGCAGAGGAGACAGGTTCTCACATGGCAGCTATCATGGCAGCATGGACGACAGACCAAGGTGAGCACAGAGTAGGATTATCAGTTATTTCTCTCAAAAGCATAGTGACAGATATCAGTGAAACTTTCTCAATAACAGAATGTCAACCCACAGGCCCTGATTCAGAGTCTGATCACAGGTCATCTGTAGAGTCTGCATGTCTTTTCACACTCACAGCTTTTTAAATACCAATCTAACAGTGCTGAAACCGCTTGATACTGTAGTGTTAAGTGTCCTAGAGTAGAGAAACTATATAAATGCATACCTTTTTGTCTGTAGTGACAGAAGAGGCCGAGGAGACCGCTATGACAGCATGGTGAGTGctataatgtgtgtttgtcatttccTAGTTTTTGTTAGGTGTTTGTGAATTATGTTTCACAAGAGGTGATTGGAATTCCTGGTTCGAGTGTAGTACAAGCACAGAGGCTTGGACTCTGTGGTGCTTTTCACTGTGTATGCACACTGATCTAGGCCTGTTGTTGCCAGGCAACAGTTGTCTCCTTGGTTACCACAGAGCAGCTGAGTACGTAGTCCAGAGATCCACCAGGCTAGCAAATGAACTTGAGCTGAAACCAAAGCAATTCCTGAGCAGGTTCCCCTCAGGTCTCAGCTGCAAGCAGATAGTTTGAATAAGAAAGCAAAGAGTGcatttgattaaataaatacaatagaTGTCAATGAATTGCTGAGATTTAAGGACAAATATGATGAGCTTGAGCACAGCAGAAATCTATCTTCACCTATAAAGACTGCTCTGATTTTGGTTatcaaaatgcaaatgaatttcAGCAGTCAGAGCCTCAAGAGATAGAAAATTACTCAAACatgataagaaaataaatttagATAGTAAGAGAAGCTTATCACttctatattattatattattatattagcCATCTAAAAATCCAAAGCTTTTTAAATACAACATGGCTGATACAGTGTTTACATGctcaaataacacaaaatattatgcataaatattgtttctatATATTTAggatatttcatttatttaggGGATGACCTTGTTCTAATTAAGAAAATTGCATGAAGGCATTTCCATTACAATTTGAATGGAGGATGGCTTTAACGGGTTAAGGCAAATTATTAGTCTGCATATAAATGTGCTAAATATGGATGATTAATTCTTTGGTTAAATTAGGACTTTGATGAAccatgtctttaaaaaaaatatgtcccAGACAGTTCCTGAATCCTTTTGCTCTAAAAATGTACAAGCATTAAGTTTTGACCCAGTTTCAAATATCTTGGAAACCCTCATGTCCGAGTTGCCACCTGTGACTAATTTCAATGTGATGTTTCAGTAacatatttcttaaaatgtttcataatcttCCTTTGCAACCTTTTACATTGTACATTCTTTATTTGTGGCATCTGCATCCTACCCCATGCTGTTGTATtcgatttattttatttgaatagaataaataaaagctggttagagctcctctcctcctttctccagAGTAACCAGAAGTCTGAAGGCTGTGTGAACTCACCAGTCTTCCCAGTGTTCGGCAGAAATATGCTACAGTTATTAAAACTCTTGCAAGattaaattgtaaaatataaaactttagACACACAGCAgcgatgaaaagaaaaaaaaaaactactattCTAAGAATTTATTGCCTGCAGGTGGCGTAAGTGTCAAAATTGCAGAAGCTATTCCTTTTTTTGCCTGTAGATGGTGCTCATCAACATGTTATCGTTTACATTTCTAAACTGCTGCGGCCGTTACTTTTCTTGCCAATAATTGTTGCATGTCGGACTGAAACTGCAGGTCTTCTAGGAATTTACAAATGTTAAGCCGTGCGTTCACTGATCAGATTCT from Thunnus maccoyii chromosome 19, fThuMac1.1, whole genome shotgun sequence includes these protein-coding regions:
- the hnrpkl gene encoding heterogeneous nuclear ribonucleoprotein K, like isoform X1, whose product is MEVNIEQQDEDITFSNTDTNGKRPAEDMDEEQAFKRSRNTDEMVELRVLLQSKNAGAVIGKGGKNIKALRTDYNASVSVPDSSGPERILSVNASIDTIGEILLKIIPTLEEYQHYSGIDFDCELRLLIHQSLAGGIIGVKGAKIKELRENTQTTIKLFQECCPHSTDRVVLVGGKPERVIECIKVILELVSEAPIKGRAQPYDPNFYDETYDYGGFTMLFEERGRRPIGGFPIRVRGGFERMPPVRGNRPMPPSRRDYDDMSPRRGPPPPLSRGGRGGSRARNLPLPLPPPPRGGGDRFSHGSYHGSMDDRPSDRRGRGDRYDSMSGGGYDNNSSWEHFQSGGRGSYSDIGGPVITTQVTIPKDLAGSIIGKGGQRIKQIRHESGASIKIDEPLEGSEDRIITITGTQDQIQNAQYLLQNSVKQYSGRFF
- the hnrpkl gene encoding heterogeneous nuclear ribonucleoprotein K, like isoform X2; protein product: MEVNIEQQDEDITFSNTDTNGKRPAEDMDEEQAFKRSRNTDEMVELRVLLQSKNAGAVIGKGGKNIKALRTDYNASVSVPDSSGPERILSVNASIDTIGEILLKIIPTLEEYQHYSGIDFDCELRLLIHQSLAGGIIGVKGAKIKELRENTQTTIKLFQECCPHSTDRVVLVGGKPERVIECIKVILELVSEAPIKGRAQPYDPNFYDETYDYGGFTMLFEERGRRPIGGFPIRVRGGFERMPPVRGNRPMPPSRRDYDDMSPRRGPPPPLSRGGRGGSRARNLPLPLPPPPRGGGDRFSHGSYHGSMDDRPSDRRGRGDRYDSMSGGGYDNNSSWEHFQSGRGSYSDIGGPVITTQVTIPKDLAGSIIGKGGQRIKQIRHESGASIKIDEPLEGSEDRIITITGTQDQIQNAQYLLQNSVKQYSGRFF
- the hnrpkl gene encoding heterogeneous nuclear ribonucleoprotein K, like isoform X3, whose product is MEVNIEQQDEDITFSNTDTNGKRPAEDMDEEQAFKRSRNTDEMVELRVLLQSKNAGAVIGKGGKNIKALRTDYNASVSVPDSSGPERILSVNASIDTIGEILLKIIPTLEEYQHYSGIDFDCELRLLIHQSLAGGIIGVKGAKIKELRENTQTTIKLFQECCPHSTDRVVLVGGKPERVIECIKVILELVSEAPIKGRAQPYDPNFYDETYDYGGFTMLFEERGRRPIGGFPIRVRGGFERMPPVRGNRPMPPSRRDYDDMSPRRGPPPPLSRGGRGGSRARNLPLPLPPPPRGGGDRFSHGSYHGSMDDRPSDRRGRGDRYDSMSGGGYGGRGSYSDIGGPVITTQVTIPKDLAGSIIGKGGQRIKQIRHESGASIKIDEPLEGSEDRIITITGTQDQIQNAQYLLQNSVKQYSGRFF
- the hnrpkl gene encoding heterogeneous nuclear ribonucleoprotein K, like isoform X4 is translated as MILSVNASIDTIGEILLKIIPTLEEYQHYSGIDFDCELRLLIHQSLAGGIIGVKGAKIKELRENTQTTIKLFQECCPHSTDRVVLVGGKPERVIECIKVILELVSEAPIKGRAQPYDPNFYDETYDYGGFTMLFEERGRRPIGGFPIRVRGGFERMPPVRGNRPMPPSRRDYDDMSPRRGPPPPLSRGGRGGSRARNLPLPLPPPPRGGGDRFSHGSYHGSMDDRPSDRRGRGDRYDSMSGGGYDNNSSWEHFQSGGRGSYSDIGGPVITTQVTIPKDLAGSIIGKGGQRIKQIRHESGASIKIDEPLEGSEDRIITITGTQDQIQNAQYLLQNSVKQYSGRFF